Proteins encoded together in one Hydrogenispora ethanolica window:
- a CDS encoding class II fructose-bisphosphate aldolase, whose translation MRIVPFDGMLQNAREHHFAIGGFNVVNLETAQAVVNAAAKEHTPLIMQVYHEDLEHTGGPFISAIANAAAEAAPIPIALSLDHGKSFEQAIYCMESGFSGVMIDLATSDFQANILTTRKVVEAAHARGVSVEAELGEIFSAGASVEVRNSAMTDPDLAAEFVVKTGVDALAVSIGTAHGIYSSKPVIDFDLLKRILEVVKIPVVVHGGSNTPDEDIVEIVRLGAAKLNIGTDLMMAFNQGMLEILTADPTVAPREALGHARDCVEKVVRHKIQLLTKFRTDR comes from the coding sequence AAATGCGCGGGAGCATCATTTTGCAATCGGCGGCTTTAACGTGGTGAACTTGGAAACGGCGCAGGCGGTAGTCAATGCTGCCGCCAAAGAGCATACGCCGCTGATTATGCAAGTCTATCATGAGGATCTGGAGCATACGGGCGGACCGTTTATCAGCGCCATCGCCAATGCTGCGGCTGAGGCGGCCCCCATTCCGATCGCACTGAGCCTGGATCATGGCAAAAGTTTCGAACAAGCCATTTATTGTATGGAATCGGGATTCTCCGGGGTAATGATCGATCTTGCCACCTCCGATTTCCAAGCCAATATTCTGACCACCCGGAAAGTGGTTGAAGCGGCTCACGCGCGCGGAGTCTCCGTCGAGGCCGAATTAGGGGAGATTTTTAGCGCCGGCGCCAGTGTGGAGGTACGGAATTCCGCAATGACCGACCCGGATTTGGCGGCGGAATTTGTAGTCAAAACCGGAGTGGACGCTTTAGCGGTTTCCATCGGAACGGCGCACGGAATTTATTCTTCCAAACCGGTCATTGATTTTGATCTTTTAAAGCGGATTCTGGAGGTGGTCAAGATACCGGTGGTGGTTCATGGCGGTTCCAATACTCCGGATGAGGATATCGTGGAGATCGTCCGTCTGGGCGCGGCCAAACTGAATATCGGGACCGATTTAATGATGGCCTTCAATCAGGGAATGCTAGAAATACTCACTGCCGACCCCACGGTTGCGCCCCGCGAAGCGCTGGGGCATGCCCGGGATTGTGTTGAGAAAGTGGTACGCCACAAGATCCAATTATTGACGAAATTCAGAACGGATCGCTAG
- a CDS encoding MurR/RpiR family transcriptional regulator: MSNQPNDAVTVSRTPVWEIKLRSVLSVLGAAERRVADYVLNNQDKIVYQSITELAEAAGVSEATVVRFCRRLGHKGFQGLKIALAQDIVPTLQAIHEEISEDDDVSEIKQKVFVGSIKALQDTVMITDDAELSRAIDAIAKAAKFDIYGLGGSGCIAEDARHKFMKIGVRSAVYTDCNLQAMSAALLGPQDVALAISHSGSVRDTVEALQIAKQQGATTICITHYAKSPISEVADIKLFTTSEEMMFRSDAMASRIAQLAIIDTLYVGVALKMGEKATQALKAVRQAVVSKGF, from the coding sequence ATGAGCAACCAGCCGAACGATGCCGTGACGGTCTCCAGAACGCCGGTCTGGGAGATCAAATTACGTTCCGTATTGTCGGTGCTCGGCGCGGCGGAACGGCGAGTGGCCGATTATGTACTGAACAATCAGGATAAAATCGTCTACCAGTCCATCACGGAACTCGCCGAAGCGGCGGGTGTCAGCGAAGCGACAGTGGTCCGCTTTTGCCGGCGTTTGGGACACAAAGGGTTTCAAGGTTTAAAGATCGCCCTGGCCCAGGATATCGTTCCGACCTTGCAAGCGATCCATGAAGAGATCAGTGAAGACGATGACGTTTCCGAGATCAAACAGAAGGTCTTTGTCGGAAGCATCAAGGCATTGCAGGACACGGTGATGATTACGGATGACGCCGAACTCAGCCGGGCGATTGACGCCATCGCCAAGGCGGCGAAGTTCGACATTTACGGTCTGGGAGGATCGGGGTGCATCGCTGAAGATGCCCGCCATAAATTCATGAAGATCGGGGTCCGTTCCGCGGTTTACACGGACTGCAATCTGCAGGCGATGTCAGCGGCTTTACTGGGCCCGCAGGATGTGGCGCTCGCCATCTCCCATTCCGGGAGCGTGCGCGATACGGTTGAAGCGCTTCAGATTGCCAAGCAACAGGGCGCCACGACGATTTGTATCACCCATTATGCCAAATCGCCCATTTCGGAAGTTGCCGATATCAAATTATTCACCACCTCCGAGGAGATGATGTTCCGCAGTGACGCCATGGCGTCACGAATCGCGCAACTGGCCATCATCGATACGCTTTACGTCGGTGTCGCTTTAAAAATGGGCGAAAAAGCCACGCAGGCTTTGAAAGCGGTCCGCCAGGCGGTTGTCAGCAAAGGCTTTTGA
- a CDS encoding ABC transporter substrate-binding protein — protein MKRNHFRVVTGCIFALCLMVSLTLSTAFAAGKPVTLQFWLRDTRPSNVEAMNKIVANFEKANPGIKIKVVLTPWDSVEQKTATAIAAGTLPDLSQLNQTGAADYGAKGVLLNLDKRYKTWADKNKVAKISLSQAMYNGHYYAVPWFAGSNVMFYNKDLFKKAGIVDQAGNPKPPVTWDEFLENAQKLTLDTNNDGKIDQWGFVVRGNVSLTIPVREFMLAAGDGDWVDTAHGNKVVVDSPKNIKGMQFYLDLYRKHKVTPPDVPSIDYVAEEQYFLSGKVAMMFNGPWNLGNMYASKINWGVALEPKSERHAAHIGGCPVGIFKTTKHPNEAWKFATYLLSDEAQQIWAIKYGCGLPATKKAQEDAKKDPVIKVFVESLQYAERDGVTPPPQIAQWVTIEQSVAPPIFQKALLGEINAKQAVQELEAAIKNVMKKK, from the coding sequence ATGAAAAGGAATCATTTCCGTGTCGTTACAGGATGTATTTTCGCGTTATGCCTCATGGTCAGTTTGACGTTGAGCACCGCGTTTGCGGCAGGCAAACCGGTGACTTTGCAATTCTGGCTGCGGGACACCCGGCCTTCCAATGTCGAAGCCATGAACAAGATCGTGGCCAACTTCGAGAAAGCGAATCCGGGGATCAAGATTAAAGTCGTTCTTACCCCCTGGGACAGCGTCGAACAGAAGACGGCTACCGCCATCGCCGCCGGAACTCTGCCCGATCTGTCCCAGCTAAATCAGACCGGCGCCGCCGATTATGGCGCCAAAGGCGTTCTGCTCAATTTGGACAAACGCTACAAAACTTGGGCCGACAAAAATAAAGTCGCTAAGATCAGCCTTTCGCAAGCGATGTATAATGGGCATTATTATGCCGTTCCCTGGTTCGCCGGCTCCAATGTAATGTTCTATAACAAAGATTTGTTCAAAAAAGCGGGCATCGTCGATCAGGCCGGAAATCCCAAGCCGCCGGTTACTTGGGACGAGTTCCTGGAGAACGCTCAAAAGCTGACCCTGGATACGAATAACGATGGCAAAATCGATCAATGGGGTTTCGTGGTCCGGGGCAACGTCTCCTTGACCATTCCGGTAAGGGAATTTATGCTGGCGGCCGGCGACGGCGATTGGGTGGATACCGCGCATGGCAACAAGGTGGTCGTGGATTCGCCGAAAAACATCAAAGGGATGCAATTTTACCTTGACTTATATCGAAAACATAAGGTAACTCCGCCCGATGTCCCCTCCATCGATTATGTGGCGGAGGAGCAGTATTTCCTCTCCGGCAAAGTGGCGATGATGTTCAACGGGCCTTGGAATCTCGGCAACATGTACGCGTCCAAGATCAACTGGGGCGTGGCCTTGGAACCGAAATCGGAACGCCATGCCGCTCATATCGGCGGATGTCCGGTGGGTATTTTCAAGACGACCAAACATCCCAACGAAGCCTGGAAATTCGCTACCTACCTCCTGAGTGACGAAGCGCAACAGATCTGGGCGATCAAATATGGCTGCGGCTTGCCCGCCACCAAGAAAGCCCAGGAGGATGCCAAGAAAGATCCGGTCATCAAAGTATTCGTCGAAAGCCTGCAATACGCCGAACGGGACGGAGTGACGCCTCCGCCGCAGATCGCGCAATGGGTTACGATTGAACAATCCGTCGCCCCGCCGATCTTCCAAAAAGCGCTGTTGGGAGAGATCAACGCCAAACAGGCAGTCCAAGAACTTGAGGCAGCGATCAAGAATGTGATGAAAAAGAAATAA
- a CDS encoding carbohydrate ABC transporter permease → MNRSATGTARRVSFFLTLPVMMIMVAIVLFPVFDTLRLSFFDASFIKPGLSAPFIWLQNYLEVISGQLFWQSLWITLKWTIVSIILQFALGFSLALLVNSKIYGRNFVRSLFLIPWMLPGALAALMWKWMYHGSIGLLNYILLNLRLISDVHPWLSDPATVLWAAVLVNVWRGAPFFMIMMLGGLQTIPKDLYEAAKIDGANAVRTFASITVPLLKPLISTLLIYGTVGAFNFLDIILVLTRGGPANHTMVLPLYSWLSAFTDNRIGIAATISVLICLVLVLFGIAVSLIKSAKRYKYSAR, encoded by the coding sequence TTGAATCGATCAGCGACTGGGACGGCCAGACGGGTATCATTCTTCTTAACTCTGCCGGTCATGATGATCATGGTTGCCATCGTTCTATTTCCGGTCTTTGACACCTTGCGCCTGTCATTTTTTGATGCTTCGTTCATCAAACCCGGACTGAGCGCGCCGTTCATATGGTTGCAAAATTATCTGGAAGTCATCAGCGGCCAGCTTTTTTGGCAGTCCCTTTGGATCACTTTGAAATGGACGATTGTCTCGATTATTCTGCAGTTCGCTCTGGGTTTTTCCTTGGCGCTGCTGGTCAATAGCAAGATCTACGGCCGGAACTTTGTCCGTTCGTTGTTTTTGATCCCATGGATGCTGCCGGGGGCCTTGGCCGCATTGATGTGGAAATGGATGTATCACGGTTCGATCGGACTATTGAATTACATCCTCCTCAATCTGCGGCTCATTTCCGATGTCCACCCCTGGCTTTCCGATCCGGCGACGGTTCTCTGGGCGGCGGTCCTGGTCAATGTCTGGCGCGGCGCTCCGTTTTTTATGATCATGATGCTGGGCGGATTGCAGACCATTCCCAAAGATCTTTATGAAGCCGCCAAAATCGATGGCGCCAATGCCGTGCGTACCTTCGCCAGTATTACGGTTCCGCTGTTAAAACCGTTAATTTCAACGCTGTTGATCTACGGGACAGTCGGCGCTTTTAATTTCTTAGATATCATTCTGGTTTTGACCCGGGGCGGTCCCGCCAATCATACCATGGTGTTGCCGCTTTATTCGTGGCTGTCCGCGTTCACCGACAACCGGATCGGCATTGCGGCGACGATTTCGGTCTTGATCTGCCTGGTGCTTGTTTTATTCGGCATCGCCGTCTCGCTCATCAAATCGGCCAAGAGATATAAATACTCGGCCCGGTGA
- a CDS encoding carbohydrate ABC transporter permease yields MKNVLNKKMRAIVHSILLHVLVVVAAVFMLAPVIWLLSTSLKDRSEMFTFPLTLIPKHFVWENYLKIWQQIPFGEYVKNSVIMALYSTFVALAISSLAAYAFSRFNFKRKTVFMRLILFTQMFPAVLLIIPLFIYLKNLGLLGSYTGLMITFLTFLVPFSTWSLTNFFEGIPLDLDEAALIDGCSRLDILYRILLPISLPGLVSVGTYCFLTAWNEFIFSMVFMPDQQGWTIPVGLNALTGQFALDWGLLTAGGIICLIPAIIVVLFLQRYLIAGMLAGAVKE; encoded by the coding sequence ATGAAGAACGTTTTGAACAAAAAGATGCGCGCCATCGTCCACTCCATCTTGCTTCATGTATTGGTGGTTGTGGCGGCGGTATTCATGTTGGCGCCGGTCATCTGGTTGCTATCCACTTCTTTAAAAGACCGCAGCGAAATGTTTACCTTTCCGCTTACCCTGATACCCAAGCATTTCGTCTGGGAAAACTATCTGAAAATCTGGCAGCAGATTCCCTTTGGCGAATACGTCAAAAATAGTGTGATCATGGCATTATACTCGACCTTCGTGGCTTTGGCCATCTCCTCTTTGGCGGCCTACGCGTTTTCGCGGTTCAATTTTAAGCGGAAAACGGTTTTTATGCGGTTGATACTGTTTACGCAAATGTTCCCGGCGGTCCTTTTGATCATCCCCTTATTCATTTATCTGAAGAATTTGGGGCTCTTGGGAAGCTACACCGGATTAATGATCACTTTTCTGACCTTTTTGGTCCCGTTCAGCACTTGGTCCTTGACCAATTTCTTTGAAGGGATCCCGCTTGACTTGGATGAAGCGGCGTTGATCGACGGCTGCAGCCGCTTGGATATCCTGTACCGGATATTGCTGCCGATTTCGCTGCCGGGTTTGGTTTCGGTTGGCACGTACTGTTTTCTTACCGCTTGGAATGAGTTTATTTTCAGCATGGTTTTCATGCCCGATCAACAGGGCTGGACGATTCCGGTGGGATTAAATGCCTTGACCGGCCAATTCGCTTTGGACTGGGGGCTGCTGACGGCGGGCGGAATTATCTGCTTAATCCCCGCCATTATCGTCGTCTTGTTCCTGCAGCGGTATCTGATCGCCGGAATGCTCGCCGGGGCTGTCAAGGAATGA